The Phragmites australis chromosome 13, lpPhrAust1.1, whole genome shotgun sequence DNA window GTGTTCCAAAGTTTACGGCACCGAGTTCACGCCAGCAGCTCTGCTGCCGCCGGAGCTGCCCGCTGTGAGCTGACCATGCATGTCGCCACACACGCGGGACATACGCTGCCGTATCAACTCCCGTGGAAAAGGAAAGCCCCCCGCCGGCCGCTGCATTTTCCACTGTTTTGCGCGGCCACCACACGGCGTCCGCCCGGGTCATCAGCTCGGCACAACCGCTCCCGCTCGGCTCTCGAGTGGCAGGGCTCTACCGAGGCAGACCTGAGGGGCCAACCAGAAGCCCCGGGCTGATAGGGTGGCTTCAAAGTGTGGTCCGCAAAACAAATTTTGAGccattaatttctcttacatAGTAATCATATGAAATACCACATCTGATCTCAAatatatttgtacatatattTCAAACCAAAGTGTCATGTTGAAGATCATGTAGATATcccaataaaattatatttgatatcaaATGAAGTACTTTCAAATATAAATTCCATGATATCGATTTTTATCACTAAACCTATATATCATTAACATATTATAAAGTTTGAGTATTGAATTACATACACATCTTATAAAAAGAACAACAtgagtattatttttatagatacTTTTGAGTGTACCATATCTTATAGGAACAACTATCAAGTCCAACAAGATGACGCTAAACCACTCTAACAACTATTATATTAAATTAAAGTTTGATGCATTGAGTCTAAAGTTAAACGAGTTTATGATATATTTACTCCGTAATGagcagaaaattttgaacagAGTACAAATAATGACAACGACTGGATCTACAAAACCGGTCACTACAACGTGGGGAAAAACCAGTCCTAGCGCGCTGACCTGGCTAGTCGCATCTCACACCACgaagttttgattttttttttttcaactgaCGAAGTTTCCATCTTTGCCAGCGCCTAAAGCCGTAGCGCGAGCGAGACGAGCAAGCTAATCGGGCGCGCCGAGATTCGTGTCTCCCCGTGCCGGCACCGTCTCACGCGATCACGCCTCGCCGCCACATCCCGGGCCGCGCTGCCGCCGGGTAGCGCCCATACGAACACCTCTCGGCTCGAATCTGTCCGTGTGACACACAGCCTTACCGCCCGCCACCGCGAGATGCCTCGGAAGTCGTCCAAGGCGAGGGGGGCGGCCGCGCAGGGCCCCTCTGGTCCCACGCCGTGGCCGCCCCTGAAGACCGACGCCCCAAACCCTACCCCCGCCGCCGAGCTCCcccacgccgccgccgggacgtccgccgccgccgaggcccTGGAGCGCCTCCACATCTCCGATGCTTCTGATGGCTAtccgccggagccgccgcctccCGAGCCCGAGGCCCCTCCACCGCCTCGGCCGCCGATGGAGGCGTCGTCATCTGGGAGGGCTGCGGCGGGCCGGAgctgggaggaggaggctgtAACGAAGCTGCACGAGCTGGCTGGGGTTGgtgtggaggaggtggagttGACTGAGGAGGAGGCGCGCGCCAATGATCAGAGGCAGGAAGACGAGGTGACGCCTTGTTGTCTCTCTGTGTGTTGACTCGCAGTCGCAGATGATCTTGGCCGGAGAAGCATGACTTGGCGGTTCCTGTCATAGTTATGGATGGCGTGCTGAAATTTATGAGTTTGGAATGGCGTTTTACTGATTCTCCATTCTTGTGGCCAGCTGAGGATTGAGTTATTCTGTATGTCTCTGTTTGGTAACTAAGTAACTGTCATAAGCTCATTGCTCATAGCATATTTGGGTGTGATTAACTATGCATGGCGGTGCATTATGAGAGAAGAAATGCACTTTAAAAAGGGTATTGCTCGCGTGCATTTGTGCCAATCTGGTAAATACCTTTTAGTTTAGTAAGTTTTTGGGTTTGTGTCCTTCATCAAAGAAAAGAACTGGGGGGAAGGTGTTGGCCAAGAATAATGGACTAGGTATAACAAGAAGCCAAATAGTATTACCAGAATGGAGTTCCTAGATGTTATTAATTGCGTTTTTGCAATTATCTTTATGTTATACATTAAGCATGTGATAATCGCTTCTTTTAATCTGATAGAATGTAAATTCAATGCTCAGATCTGTGCCTTGGAAGCAATTTTCGGAGACACTGTAGTTATTTTCAACAAAAAGGGAGGCAAGCGGTCTTTCCAGGTATGTCCTTCAAATTCAGTTTTTGGGTCATATTCTTTTTAAGAGCAAGGATTTAATTTGCTAATGTAATTACAGGTTCATGTGCATATCGAGATTCCAGACGCTATAGATGTAACGACAAGGCTCAGTTATGCTGATGAGGTATTAAAATATGGGGCAACATGTGATGCTGATGCTGATTTCCTTGTTTACAAGTTTAGAGTTGAGCATTTGCCTCCAATCCTGCTGACATGTCTCCTGCCTTCATCATACCCAAGTCATTGCCCTCCCCTTTTCACTATCTCCATGGAATGGCTTGACAAAGGGATGATATCGTCATTATGTCGCATGCTTGATATAATTTGGGAAGAGCAACAGGGCATGGAAGTAACATATCAATGGGTGCAATGGCTCCAAACTTCTTCCCTTTCTCACTTAGGGTTTGGTAATGAGATAGTTTTAAGCAAGGGTGACATAAcatgtgatgaagatgatggtgataagCGCGCTTGTGCAGATGATGCTTCGCCAGATGTTATAATTCCAAGGATGATGAGATACAATGATAATAAGCGTCATGAAGCTTTCTTACATGCTATCCATGACTGCATGATTTGTTTCAGCGAGTTTCCTGGTATCTCTTTCACCTTTGCTGTGTTATGCTGTAAATTCTTGTGCCGTGTTTTACTAACCATCAAGGTGTATATTGGCCTGTGATTGTCCCGGCATAGTATGGAACTACTTGGCTAGATATTACCACTCTGCATGCAGTTTAGTCCCCAAGTATTCCTTCTTTATAGAATTCACTAGATACTGGAGTTGCAACATATTAACATGTTATATGTTTTCACTACAGGTAGCAATAACCCTTGTTCTTATTTCTGGGTgaatttatctttaaaaaagcATTCTTCCAAAGGCTGTTCTTGTTTGTAAAACTGTAAAGGCATGACGTGGTCTTCATTATTTGCCCAGCTGGATATGCTCCGTTTTCGTTTCTTCTAATCCTCGTTATCTGAATAAACGCTGCCTCTATTTTTGATCTAATTTGTTACCTCATCAGGTGTTGATTTCATCAAACTTCCATGTCATCATTTCTTTTGCTGGAAATGCATGCAAACATACTGCAAAATGAATGTCAAGGAAGGAAATGTAGTGAAGTTGCGATGTCCTGATACGAAATGTGAAGGTGGTGTTCCTCCTAATATACTAAAAAGGcttcttgaggaggaagaaTTTGAACGTTGGGAAGGATTACTACTCCAGAGAACTCTTGACGCCATGAGTGATGTTGTTTATTGTCCGAGATGTCAAACTGCTTGCTTGGAGGATGTAGGTAATGAAGCAGTGTGTTCAAGTTGTTTATTCAGCTTCTGCACACTTTGTAGAAATCGCCGTCATGTTGGGGAGCAATGTTTGTCTCCAGAAGAAAAACTTCTTATTTTGGAGGTATGAGAACTGCATTCCCTGTATATTTAGCTTATACCTGATGTATTTTCCTTTGAGGCCTTGTTCAGTATACATATTTTAAACCATCATCAGGAAGGGTTACTAGTGGTGATCACTTTTTGGAAATCATAATGGGGTGAGGTTCACAACGCTTTGTGGCTAGATGCCTAGATATCTTGTTACCAGGAAGCATAGATGTACCTGCAGCTGTCATTTTTTCCCTCCTGAAGGCTAATTAGTGACTACGCAAGACAAGATTGCATTTTGATTTACTCTGATAACACTGATGCTGTAATTTATACTTCCTGGATGAAGGTCGACTAGTACTGGGGGTCATTTTTGTTCTATTCTGTGCTTTGTCCTATGTTTTTAGAACATTGTTGAAAATCTtcactttatttttatttgaatataGAGTCGCCAAAAATCTGGACAAGTGCAAGGAGATCAGCAGAAGATTCTAGAGGAACTACGCAGCCTGAAGGAAATTATGAAGGATGCAAAACAGTGCCCAAAATGCAAGATGGCCATATCTAAGATAGAAGGATGCAATAAGATGGTTTGTTGGAACTGTAAGGAGTACTTCTGCTATCAATGTAATCATGCAATTACTGGATATGACCATTTCAAGTGAGTTTTCTCTTTTAGTAATCACCATATTCTGTGCTTTGCCGTACACTGTTGACTTGACAAAAAAACGACCATGTTTTTACAGGGGTGCATGCGTGCTTTTTCCTCAGGAGGAAATCGACAGATGGGAATTGCAAATGAATCAAAGGGTCCAGCGCCAAGTGGTTGCACAGGCGCATGCTGAAATGTATGCACAGCATGGTCAAGGTCATCCTTGTCCTACATGCCGTCAACCATCTCCAAAGGTAAATGACTAATTTATTCTAAAGGGTACTGAGGACATTGTCTATCTTTGCATCAAGAAACCAAGAAAGTATCGTTTCTGGACTCCtttagataatgttgccattcAAGACTTTTACCCTATATGTTGTGGTTTGTGCTTTGTCCTTTTAGTCATGATTACTTCATCTATGGCTTTCCAAGTTCAATGGCTTATAATTTAAATAACCACGAGTCATGGATTACATTTTAACTCTGCAATTGTTTGTTTGTATTTATTAAGTAAATCAACCACTGATTTTTAGGCCATTTTGTTTTTCGGTTTGAACTAAGACAAGCCGGGCTAACCCATTCGGCCCTCCCTGGGTTAGCAATTGTTCCGTTTCAATTATACTGTATTGTTATTTTTTCCAAGTATAATTGAACCAATGCACTTGCAATACCTCTTACAACTGTATTTGTTTTGGTAACTTGCAGATCGGAAACAACAACCACCTCTTCTGTTGGGCATGCCAGAAGCATTTTTGTGCCCTGTGCCAGAAGCCTGTCCACAAGACCGCACAGCATTATGGTCCCAAAGGATGCAAGCAGCATTCAGCAGATCCCTGAATGAGCTTTTCCCATATGTGCAACAACACCGTGACGCCAGTGCAATTTCCAAACGTTCTGTGCATGGACACATATATACCTGTCCCAGGATGCACTTTACTCCGACGATTCCAGGTTTTGGCAGGGAGCATGTTTTCAAGTCTCCAACCTTCTTGTGTCCACAGTTTCAGCTCCGCTTCGTGAACAGAGACCTGCGCCATTCATTCCGCTCCGCTTCGTGTTCAGGATGCCGATTACCCCCTCACAGCATATACAAAAACCAATAATACCTTGCAAAAATTCTTTGGAGAGATCAGCGTATTTGTTGTTCTGTTGTGATTGCTGTTGTGCCAATTCTGAAGAAACTTGCAGTATCAAGTTAcattttttatctttaaattgCAATTTGTCACCTTCAGACCTGTGTTTCAGTGAATGTCTCATTGCTCGAATTTGCAGTGTAGAACTGTCtcagtagtttttttttttttaactggaACTCATGATTccattaatattttttagaaaatgaatGAATGATCTACAATTCCAAGAGGTTCCGGGCTGCAACAGTAGCCGATATTAGCCCATCCAACAGGCCCAGTTAGTAGTATACGGGCAAAGCGGAACTCGAAGGATTGGGCGGCCCACTTTCCCAAAGCAGCCAACGGATGCGTCCAACGGAACGGAAACCGTGGAACTTTGCCCACTCGGGCTCCGTATGCGGGCCGAATCTCTCCCAGCGGCGGCGTTTTGGTGCGGATTCCGAGGGTTTCAGCGCGGGCGCGGCAGATGGAGAGCGCGTACGGAGAACGAGAGCCCTCGCCGGAGCAGGCGGAGAGCAAGGAGGTGAGGATGCTGCGGGCTctccgggaggaggaggagccgccccAGGTGCCGGACGAGCAGCTGCGCTCCAACGACCAGCTCGGCAGCTCCAGCAAGACGAGGTACTACTTGCTTGCTTGCTCCGATCGATGCTTCGTAGGGACGTCTCGCTAGTTACGGATTGGCCGTGGTTGATGTGGTATTTCGTTGCGAGTTTGCAACTAGTAGCGACGGATTGATTTGACTGTAGCGGGTGAACCTCCTAGTAGAGCAGGATTGTTGCCTTGGGAATTAGCAGTAGGGAAGGATGGATGCAGCATGGGTGTACAGAGGGCCCTGGCTTGTGCAATTTTGGGTTGATTGGGTGGATGGTCATGAGGCCGAAAAACCAGAACATGCTTACTGCTCTATGTTAATGTCCTGGAATTAGAAAAGATGGTTACATAATCAGGGCATTGCAGGATAATGaaatgatgaatctgatgaagaaacaaaaatgCATTAATGGTTTCAAAGATGGCAAACTTGTTTTTTTGAATGGACTAGTAACTGCTCACGTGTTACACACGTGGAATCAATCAGTATATAGCAATCCAAAAAGTATGGAAGGTAAATAATAGAATTTTAAATGCATTTTTAGAATGTATAGAAGGCAAATAATAGGagttaaatatatttttggaaggagAAATGTGATACAAATTTGCACGAtgaccgtttgatcaactcggaTGGACAGTGAAGATCGTTCGGATCTGTCATAATTGATGAATTATATATGAGTATAGATACCGAATATTGACTATATCAAATGTGTATGAAAAGGATAGTAAATGTGGATGGTACGTTAGAGATGACGGTTATGCAGATCTTCGTATTATATGGATGGAGATTTAGTAATACGATATGTTAATGATTTCTCTCATCCAAACTATGCGAGCATTTATTTTAGGGAAAATCACCGCTATaccacactctctctctctcctacttTACCAAAATACCACTGTattgtgtcaatgacatgtgagaCCTGACCTCATGTGTCATAGATACACCAGTGGTATGAGGGCAATTTCCCCTTTATTTTATCATGTTATGTCGTTTTTGTTTACATCATGGTTGTATGATGCTATCAGCCTTATGGTTTCGAGCTTGTAATAATTACCGGTTTGATGTCCCATGAGGCTGAAACCGGGAATTTATTCCATTGTCTAAAAAAAGTAAATTTCGAAGTTTTCCTGCTAATGCTATCTTTCTTCTGTGATGCATGATTGCTTAGATGCTGACACTAGCGGCAATCTATGGAGACAATATCGGTATTTTTGGTGAAAAGGATGCACTGCGATCTTTCCAggtacattttttttaactgGTCCCACCCAGGACACAATATCTATCAGAAACACAACAAAAGTTGTGATACTTGTTTCTCTGCTGTCGATTCATTGCAGATCCATGTGCATTATGAAATTCCAGATGGTATCGGTGTGTCTGCTGAAGTACTTCAGGGTGTTGATGATGACACGGATAGTCAGTTCTTTCACACGTTCAGTATCCGGCACTTGGCTCCAatccagggttaaaaaaccatcggtaaccgcccaaaaatcgcggttaccgaccttttcggtccggtccggtttcagaaaccgaacggtaaccaaaattt harbors:
- the LOC133888506 gene encoding uncharacterized protein LOC133888506; this encodes MPRKSSKARGAAAQGPSGPTPWPPLKTDAPNPTPAAELPHAAAGTSAAAEALERLHISDASDGYPPEPPPPEPEAPPPPRPPMEASSSGRAAAGRSWEEEAVTKLHELAGVGVEEVELTEEEARANDQRQEDEICALEAIFGDTVVIFNKKGGKRSFQVHVHIEIPDAIDVTTRLSYADEVLKYGATCDADADFLVYKFRVEHLPPILLTCLLPSSYPSHCPPLFTISMEWLDKGMISSLCRMLDIIWEEQQGMEVTYQWVQWLQTSSLSHLGFDDASPDVIIPRMMRYNDNKRHEAFLHAIHDCMICFSEFPGVDFIKLPCHHFFCWKCMQTYCKMNVKEGNVVKLRCPDTKCEGGVPPNILKRLLEEEEFERWEGLLLQRTLDAMSDVVYCPRCQTACLEDVGNEAVCSSCLFSFCTLCRNRRHVGEQCLSPEEKLLILESRQKSGQVQGDQQKILEELRSLKEIMKDAKQCPKCKMAISKIEGCNKMVCWNCKEYFCYQCNHAITGYDHFKGACVLFPQEEIDRWELQMNQRVQRQVVAQAHAEMYAQHGQGHPCPTCRQPSPKIGNNNHLFCWACQKHFCALCQKPVHKTAQHYGPKGCKQHSADP
- the LOC133888508 gene encoding uncharacterized protein LOC133888508, with amino-acid sequence MRPTERKPWNFAHSGSVCGPNLSQRRRFGADSEGFSAGAADGERVRRTRALAGAGGEQGGEDAAGSPGGGGAAPGAGRAAALQRPARQLQQDEMLTLAAIYGDNIGIFGEKDALRSFQIHVHYEIPDGIGVSAEVLQGVDDDTDSQFFHTFSIRHLAPIQG